A region of [Bacteroides] pectinophilus DNA encodes the following proteins:
- a CDS encoding HD domain-containing protein — protein sequence MKYSEIIKNEEVLAYIRKGNEKLGMLGYTDPSEVHTAIVAKHAAMILKQFGYPEHDIELAKIAGFMHDIGNAVNRSHHAEYGAILAVQILEKAGMSLEDRVEVMSVIGNHDESTGGAYDAISAALIIADKTDVRRNRVRNTDLASFDIHDRVNYAVTEAKLKLNTEKSVISLNLKIDENICTMYEYFDIFLGRMMMCRKAAEILGARFKLTANGSKVL from the coding sequence TTGAAATACAGTGAAATTATTAAAAATGAGGAAGTCCTTGCATATATACGCAAGGGCAATGAAAAGCTTGGCATGCTTGGTTATACCGACCCTTCCGAGGTCCATACCGCAATAGTGGCAAAGCATGCTGCAATGATACTTAAGCAGTTCGGGTATCCTGAACATGATATAGAGCTTGCCAAGATTGCCGGATTTATGCATGACATAGGTAATGCAGTCAACAGAAGCCATCATGCAGAGTATGGTGCAATTCTTGCCGTACAGATATTGGAAAAGGCGGGTATGAGCCTTGAGGACCGTGTTGAGGTAATGTCTGTAATAGGTAACCATGATGAGTCAACGGGTGGCGCTTATGATGCAATATCTGCGGCACTTATTATAGCTGATAAGACGGATGTGCGCCGCAACCGCGTGCGCAATACAGACCTTGCCAGCTTTGACATACACGACAGGGTCAATTATGCCGTTACGGAGGCAAAACTTAAGCTTAATACCGAAAAGTCAGTTATATCGCTTAACCTTAAGATAGACGAGAACATATGCACAATGTATGAATATTTTGACATATTTTTAGGGAGGATGATGATGTGCCGCAAAGCAGCGGAGATACTTGGAGCACGTTTTAAGCTTACAGCTAACGGAAGTAAGGTTTTATAA
- a CDS encoding zinc dependent phospholipase C family protein, with the protein MPSTYAHYRMGKELIKALSESRQTIIRNNIELYLIGLHGPDILFYYKPLKRNHVNSVGYGMHERSGREFFENAAKVIKAHHGDDAYKAYVYGVICHFSLDVMCHGYIDEKIQASGVSHAEIEVEFDRMLMLLDHLDPVRHVLTGHIVPSDYNSSVIHCFYNGIERREVKKALGGMIYNNSLLLAPSRIKRALIYLLLLVSGNYKEMHGLIVNYRKNSKCEDSNRQLMQLYKKAGKKAVMLIEEYDGYLDGTHPLNPIYNYTFGSKPGEACTDAPAGKKEGYKDAV; encoded by the coding sequence ATGCCATCTACATATGCTCACTACAGAATGGGAAAAGAATTGATTAAAGCACTGTCTGAGAGCCGGCAGACGATAATACGCAATAATATTGAGCTTTATCTTATAGGACTTCACGGGCCGGATATCCTTTTCTATTATAAGCCGCTTAAGCGTAACCATGTAAACAGCGTGGGGTATGGCATGCATGAAAGAAGCGGACGGGAGTTCTTTGAAAATGCTGCAAAAGTAATTAAAGCACATCACGGTGATGACGCATACAAGGCATATGTATATGGCGTGATATGCCACTTCTCACTTGATGTAATGTGCCACGGATACATAGATGAAAAGATACAGGCAAGCGGAGTAAGCCATGCAGAGATAGAAGTTGAATTTGACAGAATGCTTATGCTGCTTGACCATCTTGACCCGGTCAGACATGTACTTACCGGACATATAGTGCCATCAGATTATAATTCATCAGTGATACACTGCTTTTATAATGGCATAGAGCGCAGGGAAGTGAAGAAGGCGCTTGGAGGAATGATTTACAATAACAGTCTGCTTCTTGCTCCGTCAAGAATCAAAAGGGCGTTAATATACCTGCTATTGCTTGTCTCAGGTAATTATAAGGAAATGCATGGCCTTATTGTCAATTACAGGAAAAATTCTAAATGTGAAGACAGCAACAGGCAATTAATGCAGCTGTATAAAAAGGCAGGGAAGAAAGCAGTCATGCTGATTGAAGAGTATGATGGATACCTTGACGGAACACATCCGCTTAATCCGATATATAACTATACATTTGGTTCTAAACCGGGCGAAGCTTGTACAGATGCCCCGGCTGGGAAGAAAGAAGGTTACAAAGATGCGGTTTAG
- a CDS encoding MFS transporter, with the protein MRFRLTKNERNWVLYDVGNSAFVLLVSTIMPIYFNYLAGNAGLSSADYMAYWGYAASIVTIIVAVLGPVMGTLADTKDFKKQVFTISMLAGAAGCICLGLARQWVMFIIIYIIAKTGFSCSLIFYDSMLTDITVDERMDNVSSHGFAWGYIGSCIPFAACLVLVLGAGRIGISMETAMTVTFAVTAVWWIAMTIPLLKTYRQKYYAEKKKNAVKDSFARLGNTFKNVKQNKKVFVFLLAFFFYIDGVYTIIDMATAYGQALGLDSTGLLMALLVTQIVAFPCSIAFGRLSQKIKSERLIIVCITAYFGIAVFAMFLHTQAQFWILAIVVGMFQGGIQALSRSYFTKIIPAGQSGEYFGLMDICGKGASFMGTTIVSVVSQMTGNVSKGVGMIAVLFVAGMVFFIYSLRVEPEKKEQREELIKSKLAVTEEY; encoded by the coding sequence ATGCGGTTTAGACTTACAAAAAATGAACGTAACTGGGTACTGTATGATGTTGGCAATTCAGCTTTTGTACTATTAGTATCAACTATAATGCCGATATATTTTAATTACCTGGCCGGCAATGCGGGGCTTTCATCAGCAGACTATATGGCCTATTGGGGATATGCGGCTTCAATTGTTACAATTATTGTTGCAGTTCTGGGTCCTGTTATGGGCACACTTGCAGATACAAAGGACTTCAAGAAGCAGGTATTTACAATATCAATGCTTGCCGGTGCAGCAGGCTGCATATGCCTTGGGCTGGCAAGACAATGGGTGATGTTTATTATTATTTACATTATTGCAAAGACGGGTTTCTCATGCAGCCTTATATTTTATGACTCAATGCTTACTGATATAACTGTTGATGAAAGAATGGACAATGTGTCATCACATGGATTTGCATGGGGGTATATAGGAAGCTGCATTCCGTTTGCAGCGTGTCTTGTACTTGTGCTTGGCGCAGGAAGAATAGGCATATCAATGGAAACTGCAATGACGGTTACATTTGCAGTAACAGCTGTATGGTGGATTGCAATGACAATTCCGCTGCTTAAGACCTATAGGCAGAAATATTATGCTGAGAAAAAGAAGAATGCGGTAAAAGACAGTTTTGCAAGACTTGGGAATACATTTAAAAATGTAAAACAGAATAAAAAAGTATTCGTGTTTCTGCTTGCATTTTTCTTCTATATTGATGGCGTGTATACAATAATAGATATGGCTACAGCATACGGACAGGCGCTGGGGCTTGACAGCACCGGACTTCTGATGGCACTGCTTGTCACACAGATAGTAGCATTTCCATGCTCTATCGCATTTGGCAGATTGTCTCAGAAGATAAAATCAGAGAGGCTTATAATTGTATGCATTACTGCATATTTTGGCATTGCTGTATTCGCAATGTTTTTACATACACAGGCTCAATTCTGGATACTTGCGATAGTTGTTGGAATGTTTCAGGGAGGGATACAGGCACTTTCACGTTCTTACTTCACCAAAATAATTCCTGCAGGACAGTCAGGGGAATATTTTGGGCTGATGGATATATGCGGCAAAGGCGCATCATTCATGGGAACAACCATTGTAAGTGTTGTATCGCAGATGACGGGCAATGTAAGTAAGGGCGTTGGAATGATAGCTGTATTGTTTGTTGCAGGCATGGTATTTTTCATATACTCATTAAGAGTTGAACCTGAGAAAAAGGAGCAGCGGGAAGAACTTATAAAAAGTAAGCTGGCTGTTACGGAAGAATATTAA
- a CDS encoding NAD(P)/FAD-dependent oxidoreductase, producing the protein MRYDIAVIGTGPAGVSAAITAKVRNKNIILIGPESMSRKIRKARTIRNYPGLPDISGDALADAYNKQLASLGIEITDTKVNMVYSMGNYFSLQTSGGILEASVVILATGVIPGASLPGENDYLGRGVSYCATCDALFYKGKTVAVIGYSQKAEEEAEFLAETSEKVYYFPVTGAEYKNCGIGGDDVQGAAAPEKYHNIEVIYDIPQKITGELKADTLVCSGRSYQADGIFVLRDNIAADRLVPGLNMVNGHVETDMSMCTNIKGCFACGDITGTPYQYIKAAGQGNVAALSAVDYLKTLL; encoded by the coding sequence ATGAGGTACGATATAGCAGTAATAGGAACAGGACCGGCAGGAGTGTCAGCCGCAATTACGGCAAAAGTCCGTAATAAGAATATTATTCTGATAGGGCCGGAGTCGATGAGCCGGAAGATCAGGAAAGCCCGGACAATCAGGAATTATCCGGGGCTGCCTGATATAAGCGGTGACGCTCTTGCTGATGCGTATAATAAGCAGCTTGCGTCGCTTGGAATAGAGATTACAGATACAAAAGTGAATATGGTATATTCAATGGGAAACTATTTTTCATTACAGACGTCAGGCGGCATTCTCGAGGCATCAGTGGTCATACTGGCAACCGGGGTTATACCCGGAGCTTCTCTGCCCGGGGAGAATGACTATTTGGGGAGAGGCGTAAGCTATTGTGCTACATGTGATGCTTTATTTTATAAGGGAAAGACAGTGGCTGTTATAGGATATTCACAAAAAGCAGAGGAAGAAGCTGAATTCCTTGCAGAGACATCAGAAAAGGTGTATTATTTCCCTGTGACCGGAGCGGAATATAAGAATTGTGGAATAGGTGGGGATGACGTACAAGGCGCTGCCGCGCCAGAGAAATATCATAACATAGAGGTCATATATGATATTCCTCAAAAGATTACAGGAGAACTGAAAGCAGACACACTTGTATGCTCCGGCAGAAGTTATCAGGCTGATGGCATATTTGTTCTCAGGGATAATATAGCTGCGGACAGGCTTGTTCCGGGACTTAATATGGTGAACGGACACGTTGAGACAGACATGTCAATGTGTACGAACATTAAGGGGTGCTTTGCGTGTGGAGATATAACAGGCACGCCATATCAGTATATAAAGGCAGCAGGACAGGGGAACGTGGCTGCATTGTCTGCAGTGGACTATCTTAAGACATTATTATAA
- a CDS encoding thioredoxin family protein: MVKKIKNNDLSEVKASGCALVDFSAAWCGPCNMLAPVLEELSDEMDGVAFFNADAEANMELSSKYGVTSIPALFIFRDGRPVAQTVGFQPKEVIKGWIESNRN; this comes from the coding sequence ATGGTTAAGAAGATTAAAAATAATGATTTGAGCGAAGTTAAGGCAAGTGGATGCGCACTTGTTGATTTTTCGGCAGCATGGTGTGGACCATGTAATATGCTGGCACCTGTACTTGAGGAGCTTTCGGATGAGATGGATGGCGTGGCATTTTTCAATGCAGACGCAGAAGCCAATATGGAGCTGTCATCAAAGTATGGAGTTACGAGCATCCCTGCACTTTTTATATTCAGGGACGGACGTCCGGTAGCACAGACGGTAGGTTTCCAGCCTAAGGAAGTAATTAAGGGCTGGATAGAGAGTAACAGGAATTAA
- a CDS encoding MATE family efflux transporter, producing the protein MRSKKIDMTKGPILKLVFLFALPICVGNVLQMLYNTVDSIIIGNFCGAASLAAVGTSAQPVEMILCIFLGLGTGISILISQYAGAKDQENLKKTVNTASAFVYMCAIPLTVLGFFIGPLILRFMGVPEDTWSLAVTYIDIMFLGTLGNIGYNINAGILRGLGDSSSSLIFLVISCVVNIVLDMIFVAGLHLDVGGAAAATSIAMFCSWFFSVWYIKKKYPELEFRLRPGRIDKSVMKDIVSVGLPLGLNNSIYSIGHILMQGLINAQGSVFMAGCVVGNKVNGIANVAITSMSSAGTTFAGQNLGADEYARLRKGGKLIPFVSGAITCVSGLIVTFLLSPYIVRIFTSDRAVMDVGILYIHCILPFSWMYAIFNGIICYANGLGEVRYPTIINILVLWAVRIPCGYFISYFIDGRYVNACVAVSFAFGMICMMAFYGTKRWKEICRLAGQMQ; encoded by the coding sequence ATGCGTTCAAAAAAAATAGATATGACCAAGGGACCGATTTTAAAACTTGTTTTTCTATTTGCACTGCCGATATGTGTGGGAAATGTGCTGCAGATGCTTTATAATACCGTAGATTCGATTATTATAGGCAACTTCTGTGGCGCAGCTTCACTGGCGGCTGTTGGAACAAGCGCGCAGCCTGTTGAGATGATTCTGTGTATATTTCTGGGACTTGGAACAGGAATATCGATACTCATCTCGCAGTATGCAGGCGCAAAAGATCAGGAGAACCTTAAGAAAACAGTGAATACGGCATCTGCATTTGTATATATGTGTGCGATACCGCTGACTGTTCTGGGATTTTTTATCGGTCCGCTTATTCTGCGTTTTATGGGTGTGCCGGAAGATACATGGAGTCTGGCAGTTACATATATAGATATAATGTTCCTTGGCACACTGGGCAATATCGGATATAACATAAATGCAGGAATACTGCGTGGGCTTGGTGACAGCAGTTCATCCCTTATATTTCTTGTAATATCATGTGTTGTTAATATTGTGCTTGATATGATATTTGTTGCCGGGCTGCATCTTGATGTTGGCGGAGCCGCTGCGGCTACATCTATTGCCATGTTCTGTTCATGGTTCTTCAGTGTATGGTATATAAAAAAGAAGTATCCTGAACTGGAATTCAGGCTGAGACCCGGGCGCATAGACAAGTCAGTCATGAAGGATATAGTGTCTGTCGGTCTTCCGCTTGGACTTAACAATTCTATATATTCAATCGGACATATCCTTATGCAGGGACTGATAAATGCACAGGGGTCAGTATTCATGGCAGGCTGTGTTGTCGGTAATAAGGTTAACGGAATTGCCAATGTTGCCATTACGTCAATGTCAAGTGCCGGAACAACATTTGCAGGGCAGAATCTGGGAGCGGATGAATACGCGAGACTCCGTAAGGGAGGAAAACTCATACCATTCGTGTCAGGTGCAATAACATGTGTGTCCGGGCTTATCGTAACATTTTTATTAAGTCCGTATATAGTAAGGATATTTACAAGTGACCGTGCGGTAATGGATGTCGGCATACTGTATATACACTGTATACTGCCTTTTTCGTGGATGTATGCAATATTCAACGGAATAATCTGTTATGCCAACGGACTGGGAGAAGTCAGATATCCGACTATAATTAATATACTTGTTTTGTGGGCTGTAAGAATACCATGCGGATATTTTATATCGTATTTTATAGATGGAAGATATGTTAATGCATGTGTTGCAGTAAGTTTTGCATTCGGAATGATATGCATGATGGCGTTTTATGGCACAAAGAGATGGAAAGAAATATGCAGGCTTGCCGGGCAGATGCAATGA
- a CDS encoding J domain-containing protein: MAMKRDYYEVLGVDRSADEAAIKRAYRKLAKKYHPDTNAGNAQAEEKFKEVTEAYDVLGDEKKRKLYDKYGHVAFENGFSEEDYERRKSGMGGNPFGYGNGGMHREYHFNGNAGDMDDIFGDIFGGMFGGGFNGQEHSGYAGRGFSSGGYSMKGEDAHADITVSFDEAAFGCDKTITLQGGSGSPQTLKVHIPAGIDTGKSIRLKGKGNPGFGGGAAGDLYLNVTVLNKPGYERKGMDVYTTVDVPFTTAALGGEARVHTLYGDVECKIREGTQSGSKIRLKGKGIVSMKDKSVHGDQYVTVQIQVPKSLNPKARQILKEFQQAC; encoded by the coding sequence ATGGCTATGAAGCGTGATTACTACGAAGTACTCGGAGTAGACCGCAGCGCAGATGAAGCGGCTATTAAGAGAGCATATAGAAAGCTTGCCAAGAAGTATCATCCTGATACGAATGCGGGTAATGCGCAGGCAGAGGAAAAATTCAAGGAAGTAACCGAAGCCTATGATGTTCTTGGAGATGAGAAGAAGAGAAAGCTGTATGACAAATATGGTCATGTCGCTTTTGAAAATGGATTCTCAGAAGAAGATTACGAGCGCAGAAAGTCAGGCATGGGCGGTAATCCTTTCGGATATGGCAATGGCGGAATGCACAGGGAGTACCACTTTAACGGTAATGCCGGTGATATGGATGATATATTCGGTGATATATTCGGAGGAATGTTCGGAGGCGGATTCAACGGGCAGGAACATTCAGGATATGCGGGAAGGGGATTCTCTTCAGGTGGTTATTCAATGAAGGGCGAGGATGCACATGCTGATATAACGGTAAGCTTTGATGAGGCGGCTTTTGGATGTGACAAGACGATAACCCTTCAGGGTGGCAGCGGAAGTCCGCAGACACTTAAGGTTCATATACCGGCAGGAATTGATACCGGCAAGAGTATAAGGCTTAAGGGTAAAGGCAATCCCGGATTCGGCGGTGGAGCTGCAGGAGACCTTTATCTTAACGTCACTGTGCTCAACAAGCCGGGCTATGAGAGGAAAGGAATGGATGTCTATACAACGGTAGATGTTCCGTTTACAACGGCGGCTCTCGGAGGAGAAGCAAGAGTTCACACACTGTATGGGGACGTTGAGTGTAAGATCCGCGAAGGAACACAGTCAGGAAGTAAGATAAGGCTTAAGGGTAAGGGAATTGTATCAATGAAAGACAAATCAGTTCACGGAGACCAGTACGTCACAGTACAGATACAGGTTCCTAAGAGTCTTAATCCGAAGGCAAGACAGATACTTAAGGAATTCCAGCAGGCATGCTGA
- a CDS encoding DUF308 domain-containing protein: MKIIIKNFKTNSLISGIAFTLLGLLLAIFPTAASQFVGYILGAVLVVLGVISLVRYFSTLSMFVWYQGDFLLGLFETLFGVFIFLNPGIVMASIPFFFGLILFVHGLIAIGPAIELKQIYPGSSRWIFSLVLALISVLLGFIIFSNPFGTVDVTLRIVGACLIYSGISDFITYIRGRRADKTVKRNPDGSIDGYVDADFRDVK; the protein is encoded by the coding sequence ATGAAGATAATAATAAAGAATTTTAAGACTAACTCCCTGATATCAGGAATTGCCTTCACGCTTCTGGGGCTGCTTCTGGCAATATTCCCGACAGCAGCATCGCAGTTCGTCGGATACATTCTCGGCGCAGTACTTGTTGTGCTCGGAGTAATATCCCTTGTGAGATATTTTTCAACTCTCAGCATGTTTGTGTGGTATCAGGGTGATTTTCTTCTCGGATTATTTGAGACACTTTTTGGTGTGTTTATATTCCTGAATCCCGGAATAGTAATGGCATCAATACCTTTTTTCTTCGGACTTATACTTTTTGTCCATGGTCTTATAGCAATCGGGCCTGCAATCGAGCTTAAGCAGATATATCCCGGCAGCAGCCGCTGGATATTCTCTCTTGTCCTTGCACTTATAAGTGTACTGCTCGGCTTCATAATATTCAGTAATCCTTTCGGCACCGTTGACGTTACATTAAGAATAGTCGGTGCATGCCTTATTTACAGCGGCATAAGCGATTTTATCACATATATCAGAGGACGCAGGGCTGACAAGACAGTCAAACGTAATCCTGACGGATCAATAGACGGATATGTTGACGCAGATTTCAGGGATGTAAAATAA
- a CDS encoding DUF6472 family protein yields the protein MARQSSCDSCNNFVYDEESECYTCEVELDEDEMVRFLQDSYYDCPYYVLGDEYAVVRHQM from the coding sequence ATGGCAAGACAATCAAGCTGTGACAGCTGTAATAATTTCGTATATGATGAAGAAAGCGAATGCTATACATGTGAAGTGGAACTGGATGAGGATGAGATGGTACGCTTTCTGCAGGATTCATATTATGACTGCCCATACTATGTACTGGGGGATGAATACGCTGTTGTAAGACATCAGATGTAG
- a CDS encoding ATP-binding cassette domain-containing protein has protein sequence MLELQNIKWHPEGGPQVLNGIDITIPDNKLVVITGPNGSGKTTTAKIIAGIEKPDDGRIILDGEDITDKDVTERAKLGISFAFQQPVRFKGLSVRDILTLAYDHKPDEKELGTVLQKVGLCAADYLDRELNSNLSGGEMKRIEIATVLARHTKVTVFDEPEAGIDLWSFSSLIDVFTDMKKSLNGTLVIISHQERILSIADEIIVVDGGRVARQGSSEQIMADLLTRRPGCENCDATECVR, from the coding sequence ATGCTTGAGTTACAGAATATAAAATGGCATCCTGAAGGAGGACCTCAGGTGCTTAACGGAATAGACATAACGATACCGGATAACAAACTTGTTGTCATAACAGGACCTAACGGAAGCGGCAAGACGACAACCGCTAAGATAATTGCGGGCATAGAGAAGCCTGATGATGGCAGGATTATACTTGACGGAGAAGATATCACAGATAAGGATGTGACGGAGAGGGCTAAGCTTGGAATAAGCTTTGCATTCCAGCAGCCTGTAAGATTCAAAGGTCTTTCGGTAAGGGATATTCTTACATTGGCATATGACCACAAGCCGGACGAGAAGGAGCTTGGGACAGTTCTTCAGAAAGTCGGTCTGTGTGCTGCTGATTATCTGGACAGAGAACTTAATTCCAACCTGTCAGGCGGCGAGATGAAGCGTATAGAGATAGCTACAGTGCTTGCCAGACATACTAAGGTTACTGTGTTTGACGAACCTGAGGCAGGAATCGACCTTTGGAGCTTTTCGAGTCTGATAGATGTATTTACAGATATGAAGAAATCACTTAACGGAACGCTTGTAATCATTTCACATCAGGAGAGAATACTTTCGATTGCGGATGAGATAATAGTAGTTGATGGCGGACGTGTGGCAAGACAGGGAAGCTCAGAGCAGATAATGGCAGACCTGCTCACAAGAAGGCCGGGCTGTGAGAATTGCGATGCGACTGAGTGTGTGCGGTAG